In one Penaeus chinensis breed Huanghai No. 1 chromosome 33, ASM1920278v2, whole genome shotgun sequence genomic region, the following are encoded:
- the LOC125043029 gene encoding uncharacterized protein LOC125043029, with translation MRELNMDPPLFLYRLLGGLPYTWHHRAGQTAPASRDRLGDLWKSAAWGIWNYVFGGIILGYFAFAARGVKAVFSDCANTLTVISGIEDLFGVFTTFSLRVHMIGKYRRLATALAAVHAICEKYEFQAKPYWKDRKFFYIFMYISFGFICITYGHVSMALENGWKSKHPMAIFEATVKPSVLGTAMLLYARMLDVQAYAYENLIDIATERSNVVLNIQMLAWSADARGRRKASQALEPEDVEDRMDYFDGYRAKTFILELYDASMKVKKYFEFLVALTLTHAIISAIVSSFEAVSNKNLNINSGIATVGGLVMTLSPVFYITNAPHNLSVAKQNAKLSLIKYRCQQKYEHLKEEVKYIISRDT, from the exons ATGAGGGAGCTGAACATGGACCCTCCTCTGTTCCTCTACAGGCTCTTAGGCGGCTTGCCGTATACCTGGCACCACAGGGCTGGCCAGACCGCTCCGGCGAGCAGGGACCGCCTGGGAGATTTGTGGAAGAGTGCCGCGTGGGGGATCTGGAACTACGTGTTCGGGGGAATAATCCTCGGCTACTTCGCGTTCGCCGCCAGGGGAGTGAAGGCAGTTTTCTCCGACTGTGCAAATACATTGACCGTCATCAGCGGAATTGAAGACCTATTTGGCGTGTTTACCACCTTCTCTCTCCGCGTCCACATGATTGGGAAGTACAGACGCTTAGCGACGGCGCTTGCTGCAGTACACGCAATATGTGAGAAGTACGAATTTCAAGCAAAACCATACTGGAAGGACAGGAAGTTCTTTTACATCTTCATGTACATTTCATTCGGGTTTATTTGCATAACTTACGGACACGTGTCAATGGCTCTTGAGAATGGCTGGAAGTCAAAGCACCCTATGGCCATCTTTGAAGCCACCGTTAAGCCAAGCGTCTTGGGAACCGCTATGCTACTGTACGCCAGGATGCTCGATGTCCAGGCTTACGCGTATGAAAATCTGATCGACATAGCGACCGAACGCAGCAACGTGGTGCTCAACATCCAAATGCTGGCGTGGTCCGCCGACGCGAGGGGCCGCCGAAAGGCGAGCCAGGCCCTTGAGCCGGAGGACGTCGAGGACCGCATGGACTACTTCGACGGCTACCGAGCCAAAACCTTCATCCTTGAACTCTACGACGCTTCCATGAAGGTTAAGAAGTACTTCGAGTTCCTGgtcgccctcaccctcacgcaCGCCATCATCAGCGCCATCGTCAGCTCCTTCGAAGCGGTCAGCAACAAGAATCTGAACATCAACAGCGGCATCGCGACCGTGGGGGGGCTGGTGATGACGCTCTCGCCGGTGTTCTACATCACCAACGCCCCTCACAACCTCAGCGTGGCG AAACAAAACGCGAAGCTGTCTCTAATCAAGTATCGATGCCAACAAAAATATGAACATTTGAAGGAAGAGGTAAAGTATATCATATCACGAGATACATAA
- the LOC125043276 gene encoding arylsulfatase H-like — MEPWRAWFLAAALTAATTASTARRPPNILVMLADDLGIGDLGCYGNDTIRTPHIDKLASQGVKLTHHLAAAAFCTPSRAAMLTGRYPFRYGLVGDDARKAAPVLLHVASRAHLPLDEVTLARALSAANYSTALVGKWHLGVQCGFLGRSCPGPLNHGFDTFFGIPVTLFYEFRGPYPFWKFDLSQPSYQRLLGTWVVAMASIALGKKYLGWRTRNVILLLLLSSVFFSLYWFKVAHIGLNKECLWGVSPWMHRIANSMILRQDKVVEQPIQLDGLSQRLVKESLGFLAQRAEDDRPFFLFHSFAHVHTPMFSAPHRTGVSKHGSYGDNVEEMDEGVGALMDALRELGLEDNTIVYFTSDQGGHLEAIDSEGRRIGGHNGRFKGGKAMGGTEGGIRVAGIYRYPGHLPAGTTLDTPTSLMDLMPTVLDLAGLPPVHDLVPRTPQKDLDGESIADLLQGESRSPAQPPRIFLHHCRNQIHAARLVADGHVYKMYLYKHKWFPGSTQCGWGHTVGCHCSKDKMHDLTEQPELYDLVRDPYEDHDPISPETDEYKKVVGALMQHLGEWNRTVHYPTPQLASRLDIAWLPWKQPICFNC; from the exons ATGGAACCCTGGAGAGCGTGGTTCCTGGCGGCGGCGCTGACGGCGGCGACGACGGCCTCGACTGCCCGGCGGCCGCCCAACATCCTGGTCATGCTCGCCGACGACCTCGGGATAGGTGACCTTGGCTGCTACGGGAACGACACAATCAGAACGCCACATATCGACAA ATTAGCTTCGCAAGGAGTGAAGCTGACGCACCACTTGGCCGCCGCTGCCTTCTGCACCCCGAGCCGGGCAGCGATGCTAACCGGGCGCTACCCATTCCGATACG GGCTGGTGGGCGACGACGCAAGGAAAGCGGCGCCCGTGCTGCTCCACGTGGCCAGTCGAGCGCACCTTCCCCTCGATGAAGTGACCCTCGCCAGGGCGCTCTCGGCCGCCAACTACTCCACGGCCCTCGTCG GCAAATGGCACTTGGGCGTCCAGTGCGGCTTCCTGGGACGGAGCTGTCCTGGCCCGCTGAACCACGGCTTCGACACCTTCTTCGGGATCCCTGTCACTCTCTTCTATGAGTTCCGAGGGCCTTACCCCTTCTGGAAGTTCGACCTCAGCCAACCCTCGTACCAG CGATTGCTCGGAACGTGGGTGGTGGCGATGGCGAGCATTGCGCTGGGGAAAAAATACCTTGGATGGAGGACTCGAAATGTTATTCTCCTCCTGCTGCTGTCCagtgtctttttctccctctattgGTTCAAAGTCGCTCACATTGGTCTCAATAAGGAATGTTTATGGGGG GTATCGCCGTGGATGCACAGGATAGCCAACTCCATGATCCTTCGGCAGGACAAGGTGGTGGAGCAGCCTATCCAGCTGGACGGGCTGTCGCAGCGGCTGGTCAAGGAGTCCCTGGGGTTCCTGGCTCAGCGCGCCGAGGACGACAGACCGTTCTTCCTGTTCCACTCCTTCGCTCACGTGCACACGCCCATGTTTTCGGCGCCGCACAGGACGGGCGTCAGCAAGCACGGAAG CTACGGCGACAACGTGGAGGAGATGGACGAGGGCGTCGGGGCGCTGATGGACGCCCTCAGGGAGCTCGGCCTTGAGGACAACACCATCGTGTACTTCACATCAGACCAGGGCGGCCACCTGGAGGCCATAGATTCTGAAGGACGCCGCATTGGGGGCCACAACGGTCGCTTCAAGG GAGGGAAGGCAATGGGAGGAACCGAGGGAGGCATCAGAGTAGCGGGTATCTATCGCTACCCGGGGCATTTACCAGCGGGCACTACTCTTGACACCCCAACCTCTCTCATGGACCTGATGCCCACCGTGCTGGACTTAGCAGGGCTTCCTCCCGTGCACGATCTCGTCCCTAGGACACCTCAAAAG GACCTGGATGGAGAGAGCATCGCTGACCTGCTTCAGGGCGAGAGCCGCTCCCCCGCGCAACCTCCTCGTATTTTCCTGCATCACTGTCGCAATCAAATTCATGCTGCCAGGCTTGTTGCAG ATGGCCACGTCTACAAAATGTACCTATACAAGCACAAGTGGTTCCCGGGGAGCACACAGTGTGGCTGGGGACACACCGTGGGCTGCCACTGCTCTAAGGACAAGATGCATGACCTCACCGAACAGCCTGAACTCTATGACCTTGTTCGTGATCCCTACGAGGACCATGACCCTATCAGCCCGGAAACGGATGA GTACAAGAAGGTCGTGGGCGCCCTGATGCAGCACTTGGGCGAATGGAACCGCACCGTCCACTATCCGACGCCGCAGCTCGCCTCTCGCCTAGACATCGCCTGGCTGCCTTGGAAGCAGCCCATTTGCTTCAACTGCTAG
- the LOC125043307 gene encoding 45 kDa calcium-binding protein-like: MSVVLLVRLLRKGWLKLNGSMRIHIRLRLWVGLAATYLVFMGLVHLLHVPLRSNTIHSHYDLSAEGVVSKHREHMRKEAEKYARAAMKEPSAGLEMAEQIRILTETYKKADVNSDGLLEISELTTYISAKIKEHLTLALKENFFMFTAIDLKPRNGMVSWEEYHRYFLKQHGYDDNYIDNHKKDHKGLPRELKEAIMRDKASWSQAARDNPDQLTIDEFLAFRHPESSHATILSIVEETIGRLDVDEDGKLTEEEFSDPTMNEVPDYLTEEQFRLDRINEFRVADLDKNGKVERKELLHYIDPRNVHHAEKEAVNLLAAADSNQDGVLTLVEVLAEREIFMRSKMVDAAKSFHDEF; encoded by the exons ATGTCTGTAGTATTGCTTGTGAGACTACTTCGAAAAGGTTGGTTAAAGCTAAACGGCAGCATGAGGATCCATATACGGCTTCGACTCTGGGTTGGATTGGCGGCAACATATCTGGTTTTCATGGGACTTGTTCATTTGCTACACGTCCCTCTGAGGTCAAATACTA TCCATTCCCACTATGATTTATCTGCCGAGGGTGTTGTGTCAAAACACCGTGAACATAtgagaaaagaggcagaaaagTATGCTCGAGCTGCCATGAAGGAACCCAGTGCAGGGCTAGAAATGGCAGAACAAATAAGAATATTGACGGAGACTTATAAAAA GGCGGATGTCAACTCAGATGGTCTTCTAGAAATCTCCGAACTGACAACTTACATCAGCGCGAAAATAAAAGAACATCTGACTTTGGCGCTCAAGGAGAATTTCTTCATGTTCACAGCCATCGATTTGAAACCACGTAATG GCATGGTATCCTGGGAAGAGTACCACAGGTACTTCCTCAAGCAGCATGGCTATGATGATAACTACATTGATAACCACAAGAAGGACCATAAGGGCCTGCCTCGAGAACTAAAAG AGGCCATCATGAGAGACAAGGCGTCGTGGTCTCAAGCTGCCAGAGACAACCCAGATCAGCTGACCATTGATGAGTTTTTGGCCTTCAGACACCCAGAATCATCCCATGCGACAATACTTAGCATCGTAGAGGAAACCATAGGGAGATTAG atgttgatgaagatgggAAACTTACAGAAGAAGAATTTTCTGACCCAACTATGAATGAAGTGCCTGATTACTTGACTGAGGAGCAATTCAGGCTGGATCGGATTAATGAATTCAGAGTTGCAGATCTGGATAAAAATGGCAAAGTTGAGAGAAAAGAACTGTTG CACTATATCGATCCCCGTAATGTGCACCATGCGGAAAAGGAAGCCGTGAATCTTCTAGCCGCAGCCGACAGTAACCAAGATGGAGTTCTTACTCTTGTCGAGGTGTTGGCTGAGAGAGAAATTTTCATGAGGAGCAAGATGGTGGATGCTGCAAAGAGCTTCCATGATGAATTTTAA